One segment of Megachile rotundata isolate GNS110a chromosome 4, iyMegRotu1, whole genome shotgun sequence DNA contains the following:
- the plx gene encoding PTB_TBC1D1_like and TBC domain-containing protein plx isoform X3: MHVPEVMRNRASSTGSVLNPRRDSMARAGDEHNRTMLFQVGRHDLRLISPDRKQVLLHKQLRDVASCVQGVKNPEHFGFICKENTIDCFIGYVFKCQSESVADDLVAAISQAFVGTCDVARKERYPVFSCEHCPMYWYNKLCQEIDGQNDRRTQSIIFSRMELLPEDEQEIVVNKYKSAESAGGTGTTLREQNQFLMRLLRAHCEAKQARHVHDTAENRSEFLNQYLSVGVGSTIFMKAKRSLTNSFDNLMKRKGSRDDLGLGSHLRDTSHLNAVIQKSGSQSPENSRHPSIVDISPEASRPRSLRVSPEQQLTVNTGPKSSMMDIFLKVGNSPKMSPTETDGNSPVQSNSSWRQAILNRVVTPSKDHEKENDKSGNMGIIKTPQTVPKRRTKQELRDLWKKAINQQLILIRMEKENARLRVRQEEATVKRIKLEYDELSSCARELVEVWDLLVSKESRVSTKCDNQMLLHAIKQGVPKGKRGEVWQFLAEQFCLKQPPIDTRDFPNYNTPYELLLKQLTSQQHAILIDLGRTFPNHPYFSSPLGPGQLALFNLLKAYSLLDHEVGYCQGLSFVAGVLLLHMSEDQAFFLLRHLMFRRGLRKLYLPDMAALQLYLYQLSRLLHDRLPAIYNHFDKQEVSPTLYAAPWLLTLFASQFPLGFVTRVFDLLFLESTEVLFRVSMALLEEHQDQLLTCDSFEEIMEYLKTRVPAVDKEVLDRVMKRVFYPDQEITKQLNEYRVEYQVLQEEMMSVKPQMENLEKFKLLNKQLTQEVAQLNEQLEITMSNLHRLETARSVQQSTLLKLESQNRSLEVTVATLGAFIQQLSETRPDIEFPGEIRRIIAQLSLAEKRRNATGRSYPLKVIEDNQKLGMIKSNSTGRESHNFMKNNNVVDPPYPLKSTLSQPNLATKLERVSSFFSNSHNHIQKQRAQLAALRNEYAEQTIRNDENDPKTVNIDIQITDAMNSTNEQVVQNDNNLKIEEVNLEKSVSLPLNAKMKLKSSKSAYELGSIKKVPTTKLEVTTDDDGTNLKGTMHPLDTCSDVNFRYGGTTKLKSLKPTRLPSPSGQDEAVSKNAQNQNMETLNR; this comes from the exons ATGCATGTGCCAGAAGTGATGCGAAACAGAGCATCCTCTACTGGCAGCGTACTGAATCCCAGAAGAGATTCCATGGCTAGAGCGGGAGATGAGCACAACCGTACAATGCTCTTTCAG GTAGGCAGACATGATTTGAGATTGATCAGTCCGGATAGAAAGCAAGTGCTGCTTCACAAACAGCTGAGGGACGTAGCCAGTTGCGTGCAAGGCGTGAAAAATCCGGAACACTTTGGTTTTATTTGCAAAGAAAATACGATAGACTGCTTTATCGGCTATGTGTTCAAGTGTCAGTCAGAATCGGTCGCGGACGATCTCGTTGCTG CTATTTCGCAAGCGTTCGTTGGGACGTGTGATGTCGCGAGGAAAGAAAGATATCCTGTGTTTTCATGCGAACACTGCCCTATGTACTGGTACAACAAGCTGTGCCAGGAAATCGATG GCCAGAACGACAGAAGAACCCAGAGTATAATCTTCTCGCGAATGGAATTGCTGCCGGAGGACGAACAGGAAATCGTGGTTAACAAATACAAAAGCGCCGAGTCCGCTGGCGGCACGGGTACAACTTTACGCGAACAAAATCAGTTTTTAATGAGGCTGTTACGCGCCCATTGCGAAGCGAAACAAGCCAGACATGTTCACGATACGGCAGAGAACAG GAGCGAATTTTTAAATCAGTACTTAAGCGTGGGTGTCGGAAGCACAATATTCATGAAAGCGAAACGCTCGCTTACAAATAGTTTTGATAATCTCATGAAGAGGAAGGGTTCGCGGGATGACCTCGGTCTTGGCTCGCATTTGAGAGATACGAGCCACCTCAATGCTGTGATACAAAAAAGCGGTAGCCAAAGCCCCGAAAATTCACGACATCCGTCTATAGTTGATATCTCACCGGAAGCTAGCAGACCAAGGTCTCTAAGGGTTTCACCTGAACAACAATTGACTGTGAACACTGGACCAAAGAGTTCTATGATGGACAT ATTTCTAAAGGTAGGAAACTCGCCAAAAATGTCACCGACGGAGACCGATGGAAACAGTCCTGTTCAGTCGAACAGTTCCTGGAGACAAGCTATATTGAATCGAGTCGTGACTCCTAGTAAAGATCACGAGAAGGAAAACGATAAATCTGGAAACATGGGTATCATTAAAACTCCTCAGACAGTTCCGAAGCGCAGAACAAAACAGGAATTAAGGGATCTTTGGAAGAAAGCAATCAATCAACAGTTAATACTTATCAGAATGGAGAAAGAAAACGCAAGGCTTAGag tacgTCAAGAAGAAGCAACTGTTAAGAGAATCAAATTAGAATACGACGAGCTTAGTAGTTGTGCTCGTGAATTGGTAGAAGTATGGGATCTTCTCGTGAGCAAAGAATCAAGAGTTTCCACAAAATGTGATAATCAAATGTTGCTACACGCTATTAAACAAG GTGTACCAAAAGGTAAAAGAGGAGAAGTGTGGCAATTCTTAGCCGAACAATTTTGTTTGAAACAGCCGCCCATAGACACCCGCGATTTTCCTAACTATAATACACCGTATGAGTTGCTCTTGAAGCAACTTACCTCGCAACAACATGCAATTTTAATCGATTTGGGACGGACGTTTCCCAATCATCCTTATTTTAGTTCACCTCTAGGCCCAGGCCAATTAGCGTTGTTCAATTTGCTGAAAGCGTATTCGCTTTTGGATCACGAAGTTGGCTATTGTCAGGGGCTTAGTTTCGTTGCTGGCGTTCTTTTATTACAT atgTCTGAAGACCAAGCATTTTTTCTTCTACGGCATCTAATGTTCCGAAGAGGCCTAAGGAAATTGTATCTTCCTGACATGGCAGCATTGCAGCTATACCTATATCAATTATCCAGATTGCTGCATGATAGGTTACCGGCAATTTATAACCATTTCGATAAACAGGAAGTTTCGCCTACATTATATGCTGCCCCATGGCTGTTGACCTTGTTCGCGAGTCAATTTCCACTGGGTTTTGTAACCCGAGTTtttg atttacTTTTTTTGGAAAGTACGGAGGTACTTTTCCGTGTATCGATGGCATTACTGGAAGAACATCAAGATCAATTATTAACGTGCGATAGTTTTGAAGAAATCATGGAATATCTTAAA aCGCGAGTACCAGCTGTCGATAAAGAGGTTTTGGATCGAGTGATGAAGCGCGTGTTTTATCCAGACCAAGAGATCACGAAGCAGTTGAACGAATACAGAGTAGAGTATCAAGTGTTGCAAGAAGAAATGATGTCTGTGAAACCACAGATGGAAAACTTGGAGAAATTCAAACTACTTAACAAGCAACTTACCCAAGAAGTAGCACAGCTGAATGAGCAATTAGAA ATCACAATGAGCAATTTGCATCGTCTGGAAACTGCGCGGTCCGTGCAACAATCAACTCTCTTGAAACTTGAGTCTCAGAATCGCAGTTTAGAAGTGACTGTCGCAACTTTAGGTGCGTTTATTCAACAATTATCCGAAACTAGACCTGACATCGAATTTCCTGGAGAGATTCGTAGAATAATTGCACAGCTGAGTCTCGCCGAGAAACGAAGGAACGCGACTGGTCGATCGTATCCCTTGAAAGTGATCGAAGACAACCAGAAACTAGGAATGATAAAAAGCAATTCCACGGGTAGAGAATCTCACAACTTCATGAAAAACAATAACGTGGTAGATCCACCTTATCCTCTGAAATCTACATTGAGCCAACCAAATTTGGCTACCAAGCTCGAGAGGGTCTCATCGTTCTTCTCAAATTCGCACAACCATATTCAAAAGCAACGAGCTCAGTTGGCTGCCCTTAGGAACGAGTACGCTGAACAGACCATTCGTAACGATGAAAATGATCCAAAAACCGTCAACATAGATATCCAGATTACTGATGCAATGAACTCGACCAACGAACAAGTTGTGCAGAACGATAACAACCTCAAGATAGAAGAGGTGAACTTGGAAAAATCTGTTTCGCTGCCACTGAATGCGAAGATGAAGCTGAAGTCATCCAAATCTGCGTACGAGTTGGGATCGATTAAGAAAGTACCAACCACCAAGCTGGAAGTCACGACAGACGATGACGGGACGAACTTGAAGGGTACAATGCATCCTTTAGATACCTGTAGCGACGTGAACTTCAGATATGGCGGTACGACGAAGTTAAAGTCGCTCAAACCGACCAGACTTCCCAGTCCAAGTGGTCAAGATGAAGCTGTGAGCAAGAATGCTCAGAATCAAAATATGGAAACATTGAACAGATAA
- the plx gene encoding PTB_TBC1D1_like and TBC domain-containing protein plx isoform X2, which yields MKEHSASSRFEGRDVPQRSQSSAASLMSLGADISPSSSHFFEVLYVGKIKVSHPKVSEAFIDDALVRFRVHGLEKSRSSTNNILAEYQRQSILTSSNNRRNSAESSASETGSIENVSGSGIISPINPLGVASTLTGSVETFPKPQNASLAEKEEREENRDATNNNSMHVPEVMRNRASSTGSVLNPRRDSMARAGDEHNRTMLFQVGRHDLRLISPDRKQVLLHKQLRDVASCVQGVKNPEHFGFICKENTIDCFIGYVFKCQSESVADDLVAAISQAFVGTCDVARKERYPVFSCEHCPMYWYNKLCQEIDGQNDRRTQSIIFSRMELLPEDEQEIVVNKYKSAESAGGTGTTLREQNQFLMRLLRAHCEAKQARHVHDTAENRSEFLNQYLSVGVGSTIFMKAKRSLTNSFDNLMKRKGSRDDLGLGSHLRDTSHLNAVIQKSGSQSPENSRHPSIVDISPEASRPRSLRVSPEQQLTVNTGPKSSMMDIFLKVGNSPKMSPTETDGNSPVQSNSSWRQAILNRVVTPSKDHEKENDKSGNMGIIKTPQTVPKRRTKQELRDLWKKAINQQLILIRMEKENARLRVRQEEATVKRIKLEYDELSSCARELVEVWDLLVSKESRVSTKCDNQMLLHAIKQGVPKGKRGEVWQFLAEQFCLKQPPIDTRDFPNYNTPYELLLKQLTSQQHAILIDLGRTFPNHPYFSSPLGPGQLALFNLLKAYSLLDHEVGYCQGLSFVAGVLLLHMSEDQAFFLLRHLMFRRGLRKLYLPDMAALQLYLYQLSRLLHDRLPAIYNHFDKQEVSPTLYAAPWLLTLFASQFPLGFVTRVFDLLFLESTEVLFRVSMALLEEHQDQLLTCDSFEEIMEYLKTRVPAVDKEVLDRVMKRVFYPDQEITKQLNEYRVEYQVLQEEMMSVKPQMENLEKFKLLNKQLTQEVAQLNEQLEITMSNLHRLETARSVQQSTLLKLESQNRSLEVTVATLGAFIQQLSETRPDIEFPGEIRRIIAQLSLAEKRRNATGRSYPLKVIEDNQKLGMIKSNSTGRESHNFMKNNNVVDPPYPLKSTLSQPNLATKLERVSSFFSNSHNHIQKQRAQLAALRNEYAEQTIRNDENDPKTVNIDIQITDAMNSTNEQVVQNDNNLKIEEVNLEKSVSLPLNAKMKLKSSKSAYELGSIKKVPTTKLEVTTDDDGTNLKGTMHPLDTCSDVNFRYGGTTKLKSLKPTRLPSPSGQDEAVSKNAQNQNMETLNR from the exons TCTCAGGAAGCGGAATCATATCACCTATAAATCCTTTGGGAGTGGCGTCGACACTCACCGGTTCGGTGGAGACCTTTCCAAAGCCGCAAAATGCCAGTCTCGCGGAGAAAGAGGAACGCGAGGAGAATCGGGATGCCACGAACAACAATTCCATGCATGTGCCAGAAGTGATGCGAAACAGAGCATCCTCTACTGGCAGCGTACTGAATCCCAGAAGAGATTCCATGGCTAGAGCGGGAGATGAGCACAACCGTACAATGCTCTTTCAG GTAGGCAGACATGATTTGAGATTGATCAGTCCGGATAGAAAGCAAGTGCTGCTTCACAAACAGCTGAGGGACGTAGCCAGTTGCGTGCAAGGCGTGAAAAATCCGGAACACTTTGGTTTTATTTGCAAAGAAAATACGATAGACTGCTTTATCGGCTATGTGTTCAAGTGTCAGTCAGAATCGGTCGCGGACGATCTCGTTGCTG CTATTTCGCAAGCGTTCGTTGGGACGTGTGATGTCGCGAGGAAAGAAAGATATCCTGTGTTTTCATGCGAACACTGCCCTATGTACTGGTACAACAAGCTGTGCCAGGAAATCGATG GCCAGAACGACAGAAGAACCCAGAGTATAATCTTCTCGCGAATGGAATTGCTGCCGGAGGACGAACAGGAAATCGTGGTTAACAAATACAAAAGCGCCGAGTCCGCTGGCGGCACGGGTACAACTTTACGCGAACAAAATCAGTTTTTAATGAGGCTGTTACGCGCCCATTGCGAAGCGAAACAAGCCAGACATGTTCACGATACGGCAGAGAACAG GAGCGAATTTTTAAATCAGTACTTAAGCGTGGGTGTCGGAAGCACAATATTCATGAAAGCGAAACGCTCGCTTACAAATAGTTTTGATAATCTCATGAAGAGGAAGGGTTCGCGGGATGACCTCGGTCTTGGCTCGCATTTGAGAGATACGAGCCACCTCAATGCTGTGATACAAAAAAGCGGTAGCCAAAGCCCCGAAAATTCACGACATCCGTCTATAGTTGATATCTCACCGGAAGCTAGCAGACCAAGGTCTCTAAGGGTTTCACCTGAACAACAATTGACTGTGAACACTGGACCAAAGAGTTCTATGATGGACAT ATTTCTAAAGGTAGGAAACTCGCCAAAAATGTCACCGACGGAGACCGATGGAAACAGTCCTGTTCAGTCGAACAGTTCCTGGAGACAAGCTATATTGAATCGAGTCGTGACTCCTAGTAAAGATCACGAGAAGGAAAACGATAAATCTGGAAACATGGGTATCATTAAAACTCCTCAGACAGTTCCGAAGCGCAGAACAAAACAGGAATTAAGGGATCTTTGGAAGAAAGCAATCAATCAACAGTTAATACTTATCAGAATGGAGAAAGAAAACGCAAGGCTTAGag tacgTCAAGAAGAAGCAACTGTTAAGAGAATCAAATTAGAATACGACGAGCTTAGTAGTTGTGCTCGTGAATTGGTAGAAGTATGGGATCTTCTCGTGAGCAAAGAATCAAGAGTTTCCACAAAATGTGATAATCAAATGTTGCTACACGCTATTAAACAAG GTGTACCAAAAGGTAAAAGAGGAGAAGTGTGGCAATTCTTAGCCGAACAATTTTGTTTGAAACAGCCGCCCATAGACACCCGCGATTTTCCTAACTATAATACACCGTATGAGTTGCTCTTGAAGCAACTTACCTCGCAACAACATGCAATTTTAATCGATTTGGGACGGACGTTTCCCAATCATCCTTATTTTAGTTCACCTCTAGGCCCAGGCCAATTAGCGTTGTTCAATTTGCTGAAAGCGTATTCGCTTTTGGATCACGAAGTTGGCTATTGTCAGGGGCTTAGTTTCGTTGCTGGCGTTCTTTTATTACAT atgTCTGAAGACCAAGCATTTTTTCTTCTACGGCATCTAATGTTCCGAAGAGGCCTAAGGAAATTGTATCTTCCTGACATGGCAGCATTGCAGCTATACCTATATCAATTATCCAGATTGCTGCATGATAGGTTACCGGCAATTTATAACCATTTCGATAAACAGGAAGTTTCGCCTACATTATATGCTGCCCCATGGCTGTTGACCTTGTTCGCGAGTCAATTTCCACTGGGTTTTGTAACCCGAGTTtttg atttacTTTTTTTGGAAAGTACGGAGGTACTTTTCCGTGTATCGATGGCATTACTGGAAGAACATCAAGATCAATTATTAACGTGCGATAGTTTTGAAGAAATCATGGAATATCTTAAA aCGCGAGTACCAGCTGTCGATAAAGAGGTTTTGGATCGAGTGATGAAGCGCGTGTTTTATCCAGACCAAGAGATCACGAAGCAGTTGAACGAATACAGAGTAGAGTATCAAGTGTTGCAAGAAGAAATGATGTCTGTGAAACCACAGATGGAAAACTTGGAGAAATTCAAACTACTTAACAAGCAACTTACCCAAGAAGTAGCACAGCTGAATGAGCAATTAGAA ATCACAATGAGCAATTTGCATCGTCTGGAAACTGCGCGGTCCGTGCAACAATCAACTCTCTTGAAACTTGAGTCTCAGAATCGCAGTTTAGAAGTGACTGTCGCAACTTTAGGTGCGTTTATTCAACAATTATCCGAAACTAGACCTGACATCGAATTTCCTGGAGAGATTCGTAGAATAATTGCACAGCTGAGTCTCGCCGAGAAACGAAGGAACGCGACTGGTCGATCGTATCCCTTGAAAGTGATCGAAGACAACCAGAAACTAGGAATGATAAAAAGCAATTCCACGGGTAGAGAATCTCACAACTTCATGAAAAACAATAACGTGGTAGATCCACCTTATCCTCTGAAATCTACATTGAGCCAACCAAATTTGGCTACCAAGCTCGAGAGGGTCTCATCGTTCTTCTCAAATTCGCACAACCATATTCAAAAGCAACGAGCTCAGTTGGCTGCCCTTAGGAACGAGTACGCTGAACAGACCATTCGTAACGATGAAAATGATCCAAAAACCGTCAACATAGATATCCAGATTACTGATGCAATGAACTCGACCAACGAACAAGTTGTGCAGAACGATAACAACCTCAAGATAGAAGAGGTGAACTTGGAAAAATCTGTTTCGCTGCCACTGAATGCGAAGATGAAGCTGAAGTCATCCAAATCTGCGTACGAGTTGGGATCGATTAAGAAAGTACCAACCACCAAGCTGGAAGTCACGACAGACGATGACGGGACGAACTTGAAGGGTACAATGCATCCTTTAGATACCTGTAGCGACGTGAACTTCAGATATGGCGGTACGACGAAGTTAAAGTCGCTCAAACCGACCAGACTTCCCAGTCCAAGTGGTCAAGATGAAGCTGTGAGCAAGAATGCTCAGAATCAAAATATGGAAACATTGAACAGATAA